From Bacteroidales bacterium, one genomic window encodes:
- a CDS encoding T9SS type A sorting domain-containing protein yields the protein MPITAVRRLFFLFITIFLFAPVICAQTPDKWQERRDAEKGKNPYINCIIEYKPAPGQFINIPGIGTSEAAESIVGGTSGMVSLGNFGGYIIVGFDHTIWNDPDNPYGVDFTVIGNAVSNSSEPGIVMVMKDENGNGLPDDTWYELKGSSYDSLSTIHHYSITYYNPLQPADVPWTDSERITGFVKTVPAHSQAYYPSIDNFPEYPGDEVTFSGTLVSLDINDSNPQFVRIKPLAYGYADNRPFTNMGPPYLPDNPKTFDLLEGSGGNAFDIDWAVDEHGNPVELEGIDFIKIYTAVNINAGWLGEISTEVCGIIDVSPDDITSASSSKYMPVIQIYPNPANEYIHIQSPDNKLITHIEIWDVSGKTMYHHLPAKDDLSISVSDYPDGIYIIRIMIEGKQVTRKFVVHKN from the coding sequence ATGCCGATCACTGCAGTCCGACGATTATTTTTCCTTTTTATTACAATATTCCTCTTTGCACCTGTTATCTGTGCGCAAACACCCGATAAATGGCAGGAACGAAGAGATGCCGAAAAAGGGAAAAACCCTTATATCAACTGTATCATAGAATATAAACCGGCTCCGGGACAATTTATTAATATTCCCGGTATTGGCACAAGCGAAGCAGCAGAAAGTATTGTAGGCGGAACCAGCGGAATGGTCTCTCTGGGTAATTTCGGCGGATACATTATTGTCGGATTTGACCATACGATCTGGAATGATCCGGATAACCCTTATGGCGTTGACTTTACCGTGATCGGAAACGCCGTAAGCAATTCGTCCGAACCGGGTATCGTCATGGTGATGAAAGACGAAAACGGAAACGGTTTGCCTGACGATACATGGTATGAACTGAAAGGGAGCAGTTATGATTCTTTGAGCACCATCCATCACTACTCCATTACCTATTACAATCCACTGCAGCCTGCAGATGTTCCCTGGACAGACAGTGAAAGAATTACCGGATTTGTCAAAACCGTTCCGGCCCATTCACAGGCCTATTATCCTTCGATAGATAATTTTCCGGAATATCCCGGAGATGAAGTTACTTTTTCAGGCACACTGGTAAGTCTGGACATCAATGACAGCAACCCCCAGTTTGTCCGGATCAAACCATTAGCATACGGTTATGCAGACAATCGTCCCTTTACCAATATGGGGCCGCCCTATCTTCCTGATAATCCGAAAACATTCGATCTTCTGGAAGGAAGCGGTGGCAATGCTTTTGATATTGACTGGGCGGTAGATGAACACGGGAATCCGGTAGAACTGGAAGGAATAGATTTTATTAAAATTTATACTGCTGTGAATATCAATGCCGGATGGCTCGGTGAGATTTCGACAGAAGTCTGCGGAATCATTGATGTCTCTCCCGATGATATCACTTCGGCTTCTTCTTCGAAATATATGCCGGTCATACAGATATATCCTAATCCTGCAAACGAATACATCCACATACAATCTCCTGATAATAAATTGATCACCCATATAGAAATATGGGATGTATCCGGAAAGACAATGTACCATCACCTCCCGGCTAAAGATGATCTTTCAATTTCCGTATCCGACTACCCTGACGGCATTTATATAATCCGGATAATGATAGAAGGGAAACAAGTAACCAGAAAATTCGTCGTTCATAAAAACTGA
- a CDS encoding DUF4465 domain-containing protein, with protein sequence MIYSRFSLLFLALIIAFSVSCKDEDEDTLRDVVIHFQDIVFPSGENYINKAEEETFILDIISFPNIYDEKYFSWSGFAFSQMDDMENKDWENQYSVYASNNPENNKFAIAYVSMPDETDPEIYVNKLSITFSQTVQQLSFDVANTTVAALLIKDGSDYSKKFEEGDWFKLSYQAYDSKGQGIPETAGEIFLAEGTSVLDKWVTIDIPGNSAISRLEFSLSSSDNSPFGMNTPAFFCLDNIKAKTSN encoded by the coding sequence ATGATATACTCACGCTTCAGTCTGCTTTTTCTGGCATTGATCATTGCTTTTTCGGTCTCGTGCAAAGACGAAGATGAAGATACCCTCCGGGATGTCGTCATTCATTTTCAGGACATTGTCTTCCCCTCCGGAGAGAATTATATCAACAAAGCCGAGGAGGAAACCTTTATCCTGGATATTATTTCTTTCCCCAACATCTATGATGAGAAATATTTTTCCTGGAGCGGATTTGCATTTTCCCAAATGGATGATATGGAAAATAAAGACTGGGAAAATCAATACAGCGTTTATGCCAGTAATAATCCGGAAAACAATAAGTTTGCGATAGCATATGTTTCCATGCCCGATGAAACAGATCCTGAAATATATGTAAATAAATTGAGCATTACCTTCTCACAAACCGTCCAACAACTTTCTTTTGATGTAGCTAATACCACAGTAGCAGCTTTATTGATCAAAGATGGTAGTGATTACTCAAAAAAGTTCGAAGAAGGCGATTGGTTCAAACTAAGTTACCAGGCATACGATAGCAAAGGCCAGGGTATACCTGAGACTGCAGGGGAAATATTCCTGGCAGAAGGAACATCTGTTTTAGATAAATGGGTAACCATTGATATCCCCGGAAACAGTGCTATCTCCAGGCTGGAGTTTTCCCTGTCTTCAAGCGATAACAGCCCTTTTGGCATGAATACGCCTGCTTTTTTCTGTTTGGATAATATCAAAGCCAAAACTTCGAATTGA
- a CDS encoding polyprenol monophosphomannose synthase, which yields MKNIIVIPTYNENENIERMIRKVFSLPRDFHILIVDDNSPDGTAGIVKRLQEEFPNLLFLLEREGKLGLGTAYIAGFKWALEYKYDYIFEMDADFSHNPDDLLLLHDACTSGKADLAIGSRYVTGVNVVNWPMSRVLMSYCASKYVRFITRMKIYDTTAGFKCYTREVLETIPLDQIRFKGYAFQIEMKFTAWKYGFRLMEVPIIFCDRKAGTSKMSGGIFNEAFWGVVVMKWKSFFKKYNRQTSSDKS from the coding sequence ATGAAGAACATTATCGTAATACCCACATATAATGAAAATGAGAACATCGAACGGATGATCCGGAAAGTATTTTCCCTACCCCGCGATTTTCACATTTTAATTGTGGACGACAACTCACCTGACGGAACTGCCGGCATTGTAAAACGGCTTCAGGAAGAGTTTCCAAATCTATTATTTTTATTGGAGCGGGAAGGAAAATTAGGATTAGGAACCGCATATATTGCAGGCTTTAAATGGGCTCTTGAATACAAATATGATTATATCTTTGAAATGGATGCCGATTTTTCCCATAATCCTGATGACTTGCTGTTGTTACATGATGCCTGCACATCAGGCAAAGCGGATTTGGCCATAGGTTCCCGCTATGTTACCGGAGTAAATGTAGTCAACTGGCCTATGTCAAGGGTTTTGATGTCTTATTGCGCATCCAAATATGTTCGTTTTATCACCCGGATGAAAATATATGACACTACGGCCGGCTTTAAGTGTTATACACGTGAAGTACTTGAAACAATTCCCCTGGACCAGATACGCTTCAAAGGCTATGCTTTCCAGATCGAAATGAAATTTACCGCCTGGAAATACGGTTTCAGGTTAATGGAAGTACCTATTATTTTTTGTGACCGTAAAGCCGGAACATCCAAAATGAGCGGCGGCATATTTAACGAAGCCTTTTGGGGTGTCGTGGTGATGAAATGGAAAAGTTTTTTCAAAAAATACAACAGGCAAACGTCTTCCGACAAAAGCTAA
- a CDS encoding 3-phosphoshikimate 1-carboxyvinyltransferase, with translation MKYKLKIQEKTLKGSVRLPSSKSISNRLLIIQALNPGKMDIVGLSDSDDTRVLRDGLMSTYETVDVGHAGTSMRFLTAYFAATGQAKILTGSDRMKERPIDELVDALNQLGADIRYLEKKGFPPIQTSGKPLSGNTVKISGSISSQFISALLLIAPVLPNGLTINITGDPVSSSYVKMTLNLMQQAGVEAQWKEQSISVAPQPYHLSYIECERDWSAASYWYEIASLANDFELFLEGVANTSIQGDAVVSQIFDALGVKTTYTEGGALLTKGPCTQTRFIFDFINAPDIAQTMAVCSCLKTIPFRFSGVKTLRIKETDRIMALQDELSKLGFFLEETKPGIIEWDGKYMIPQNDITISTYHDHRMAMAFAPAAIVFPGIQIEDPGVVTKSYPTFWPDLEKIGFKIEEID, from the coding sequence ATGAAATACAAACTCAAAATTCAGGAGAAGACTCTGAAGGGAAGCGTTCGTCTTCCTTCATCCAAAAGCATCTCTAACCGACTGTTGATCATTCAGGCATTGAATCCTGGAAAAATGGACATTGTTGGTTTGTCGGATAGTGATGATACAAGGGTCTTACGGGATGGATTGATGTCAACCTATGAGACGGTTGATGTCGGCCATGCAGGTACTTCCATGCGTTTTTTGACGGCGTATTTTGCTGCGACAGGACAAGCCAAGATACTTACCGGATCGGATCGAATGAAAGAAAGACCGATTGATGAACTGGTGGATGCATTGAACCAGCTGGGTGCCGACATCCGTTATCTGGAGAAAAAAGGTTTTCCTCCGATACAAACATCAGGGAAACCGCTTTCGGGGAATACCGTCAAGATAAGCGGGAGCATCAGCAGCCAGTTTATTTCCGCGCTTTTGTTGATCGCTCCGGTTCTTCCCAACGGACTTACCATCAACATTACAGGTGATCCGGTATCATCATCTTATGTGAAGATGACCCTGAACCTGATGCAGCAGGCCGGAGTTGAAGCACAATGGAAAGAACAGTCCATATCTGTTGCTCCGCAGCCGTATCATTTATCTTATATAGAGTGTGAACGGGATTGGAGTGCTGCATCCTACTGGTATGAAATAGCATCTTTAGCCAATGATTTCGAATTGTTTCTCGAAGGAGTTGCCAATACGAGCATCCAGGGTGATGCTGTCGTATCACAGATATTTGATGCCCTGGGCGTTAAAACTACCTATACGGAGGGAGGAGCTTTGCTGACCAAAGGTCCATGTACCCAGACGCGATTTATTTTTGATTTTATCAATGCCCCCGATATTGCCCAGACGATGGCTGTTTGTTCATGCTTAAAGACTATTCCTTTCCGGTTTTCGGGGGTGAAGACTTTACGAATAAAAGAAACAGACCGGATCATGGCGCTTCAGGACGAGTTGTCGAAACTGGGGTTTTTCCTTGAAGAAACCAAACCGGGTATCATTGAATGGGATGGGAAATACATGATCCCCCAAAATGACATCACTATTTCTACTTATCACGATCATCGCATGGCGATGGCTTTTGCCCCGGCAGCTATTGTTTTTCCGGGAATCCAGATTGAAGATCCGGGAGTGGTAACTAAATCCTACCCTACATTCTGGCCGGATCTGGAAAAGATCGGATTTAAAATAGAAGAAATAGATTAA
- a CDS encoding glycosyltransferase, whose protein sequence is MRFLFIVQGEGRGHMTQSIALSDILRHGGHQIVEVLLGYSEMRKIPDFFTKHFENLIRTYDSPNFLKTKDNKHFLIFRSFIHHLKRKKRKAYFNSIRFISERIHEVNPDIVINFYELLGGLVYNRYKMQVPMVCVAHQFIFEHPDYAFRRKPSFTQRMLRCYTRLCSINASKCIALSFSQMPDHTSQQLIVFPPLLRNEVLNADVETQPFLLGYLLNHGFSEEVIQWHSKHPDVCIHVFWDKPDMPEIYSPHPNLFFHQLDDESFIGMMKTCRAFFGTAGFESVSEALYLNKPVLIVPAHAEQELNAFDAWQTGKVILASSFDLDQLMEIKASPIKEEGQFQEWVRQSGYLWNKLWEELKMENGELRMDD, encoded by the coding sequence ATGCGTTTTCTCTTTATCGTACAGGGTGAAGGACGGGGACATATGACCCAGTCCATTGCTTTATCGGATATATTACGGCATGGAGGACATCAAATCGTTGAAGTATTGCTCGGATACAGCGAAATGCGAAAAATTCCCGATTTTTTTACAAAACATTTCGAAAATCTTATCCGGACATATGATAGTCCCAATTTCCTGAAAACAAAAGACAATAAGCATTTTTTGATCTTCAGGAGTTTTATTCATCACTTAAAACGAAAAAAAAGGAAAGCTTATTTCAACAGTATCCGCTTTATTTCCGAACGTATCCATGAAGTGAATCCGGATATCGTCATTAACTTTTATGAATTACTGGGAGGATTGGTATACAACCGTTATAAAATGCAGGTACCCATGGTCTGTGTGGCCCATCAGTTCATATTTGAGCATCCGGACTATGCTTTCCGTAGAAAACCGTCATTCACCCAACGAATGCTCCGATGTTACACCCGGCTTTGTTCCATCAATGCTAGCAAATGCATTGCCCTGTCTTTCAGTCAAATGCCTGATCACACTTCCCAACAGCTAATTGTTTTCCCTCCATTATTACGCAATGAGGTACTAAACGCTGATGTTGAGACACAGCCTTTCCTATTGGGCTACCTTCTTAATCACGGGTTTTCGGAAGAGGTGATCCAATGGCACAGCAAACATCCGGACGTTTGCATCCACGTATTCTGGGATAAACCCGATATGCCCGAAATCTATTCCCCTCATCCTAATTTATTTTTTCATCAACTGGATGATGAGTCATTCATCGGGATGATGAAAACTTGCCGCGCTTTTTTCGGAACAGCAGGATTTGAATCGGTGTCGGAAGCCCTGTACCTGAACAAGCCTGTATTGATCGTTCCTGCGCATGCGGAACAAGAGTTAAATGCATTCGATGCTTGGCAAACGGGAAAAGTAATACTGGCTTCATCCTTTGATCTGGACCAATTAATGGAAATAAAAGCCTCACCCATCAAAGAAGAAGGTCAGTTTCAGGAATGGGTACGGCAATCTGGATATTTGTGGAATAAACTGTGGGAAGAATTGAAAATGGAAAATGGAGAATTGAGAATGGATGATTGA
- a CDS encoding acetylxylan esterase: MTGWFMLCSASLFAQPGEKFIKVNIAPEHPDWVYQPGEKVKFEVTVTKNDVLLQNIEISYEVGPDMMPPQKKETQVLKNGKTTIDGGTMKNPGFLRCRVYAKYEGKNYEGLATAAFNPEGIQPTTTLPSDFIGFWDKAKSDLAKIPMDARLTLIPERCTEKVNVYHVNLQNFKYSRLYGILCVPKAPGKYPAILKVPGAGVRPYYGDVGSAERGAITFEIGIHGIPVNMEATLYDALRRGALDGYWGYNLDDKDRYYYKRVYLGCVRSVDFIFSLPEFDGNNIVVSGGSQGGALAIVTAALDNRIKGLVSFYPALCDLTGYLNGRAGGWPHMFNDANKANNTPNKVETSKYYDVVNFARQLKVPGFYSFGYNDVTCPPTSMYAAYNMIQAPRTLFLVEETGHWTYPEQWEKSQEWTFKQFK; the protein is encoded by the coding sequence ATGACAGGGTGGTTCATGCTCTGTTCCGCTTCTCTCTTTGCACAACCGGGAGAAAAATTCATCAAGGTAAATATTGCACCGGAACATCCCGATTGGGTATATCAACCCGGGGAAAAGGTAAAATTTGAGGTAACAGTCACCAAAAACGACGTCCTTCTTCAGAATATAGAAATCAGCTATGAAGTAGGTCCCGATATGATGCCGCCTCAAAAAAAAGAAACCCAGGTCTTAAAAAACGGAAAAACCACGATTGACGGCGGGACGATGAAAAACCCCGGTTTCCTGCGTTGCAGGGTATATGCAAAATACGAGGGGAAAAACTATGAAGGATTGGCCACAGCCGCCTTTAATCCGGAAGGTATTCAACCTACCACTACCCTTCCTTCGGACTTCATCGGATTCTGGGATAAAGCAAAAAGCGACCTGGCAAAGATACCGATGGATGCACGGCTGACCCTGATCCCGGAACGTTGTACGGAAAAAGTCAACGTATATCATGTCAACCTGCAAAATTTTAAGTATTCCCGTTTGTATGGTATTCTATGTGTCCCGAAAGCTCCGGGAAAATATCCGGCCATATTAAAGGTCCCGGGGGCGGGAGTACGTCCTTATTATGGTGATGTAGGTAGTGCGGAAAGAGGCGCCATCACTTTCGAGATAGGCATACACGGTATCCCAGTCAATATGGAGGCTACCCTATATGACGCTTTGAGAAGAGGTGCTCTGGATGGATACTGGGGCTACAATCTGGATGATAAGGACCGATATTACTATAAACGGGTGTATCTGGGATGTGTCCGTTCGGTTGATTTCATTTTCAGTTTACCGGAGTTCGACGGCAATAATATTGTCGTATCCGGCGGAAGCCAGGGAGGTGCACTGGCCATTGTTACAGCGGCACTTGACAACCGGATCAAAGGATTGGTGTCGTTCTATCCCGCTTTATGTGATCTGACCGGATACCTGAACGGACGTGCCGGGGGATGGCCGCATATGTTCAACGATGCCAACAAGGCCAACAACACTCCCAATAAAGTAGAAACATCCAAATATTATGATGTGGTGAATTTCGCACGGCAATTAAAAGTTCCAGGTTTTTATTCTTTCGGGTACAATGATGTTACATGCCCTCCGACATCCATGTATGCTGCCTACAATATGATCCAGGCCCCCAGGACCTTATTTCTGGTCGAAGAAACCGGACACTGGACTTATCCGGAGCAATGGGAAAAATCACAGGAATGGACGTTTAAGCAGTTCAAATGA
- a CDS encoding polysaccharide biosynthesis C-terminal domain-containing protein yields MAFPFKINKVSALQIFQFLRFLCFFIISIYFTKIPLSKKDIGDWEIIFIACGALSFFWVTGILQSFLPLSQRSMAFVQHKRTDGKSPEIFNAFILLSIFSIGFAFLILLISNVNLGFSAGAKIPFPHLVFIYFILSNVSPLIEHIYLIQDKPLHIFWYGIVSTVLQILAVCIPVMLGYGIEAAFWGLIGVNFLKLLYLIRLLCLYAEFKISVPFILNNLYVGYPIILSALLSGSTQYIDSVIASLAFDAENVAVFRYGCKELPFVVMMTSGLHNALIPEFSIKKNIPRILAEIKEKSLRLMHILYPLSVLIMIFSNVIFRFLFNEEFVRSADVFMVYQLMIISRIVFPQTILIGLKKTNILMWASILEIILNVAASLFFVQYYGIVGIALGSGLIHILEKFVLMWYNYYKLGISPRSYVPMVWYIFYSVLIGVVFILIDHRIIYIR; encoded by the coding sequence GTGGCATTCCCTTTTAAAATAAATAAGGTCTCTGCACTTCAGATTTTCCAGTTTCTGCGCTTCCTGTGTTTTTTTATCATCAGTATTTATTTTACTAAAATACCGCTTTCCAAAAAAGATATCGGGGATTGGGAAATTATATTTATCGCCTGCGGAGCGCTTAGTTTTTTTTGGGTTACGGGCATTCTCCAGTCTTTCCTGCCGCTTTCCCAACGAAGCATGGCTTTCGTCCAACATAAGCGGACAGACGGCAAATCCCCCGAAATATTCAATGCATTCATCCTGTTATCGATTTTCAGTATAGGATTTGCTTTCCTTATCTTATTGATTTCAAATGTCAATCTCGGATTTTCGGCCGGAGCAAAAATCCCGTTTCCCCATCTGGTATTTATTTATTTTATACTGAGCAATGTATCCCCGCTCATCGAACACATTTATTTGATACAGGATAAACCTTTACATATTTTCTGGTATGGGATCGTTTCAACAGTACTCCAGATTCTCGCCGTTTGTATCCCGGTCATGTTGGGATACGGTATCGAAGCTGCTTTCTGGGGCCTCATCGGGGTAAATTTCCTGAAATTATTATACCTGATACGGCTTTTATGCCTGTATGCCGAATTCAAAATATCCGTACCATTCATTCTTAACAACCTGTATGTCGGGTATCCGATCATATTAAGTGCGCTGTTAAGCGGATCTACACAATATATCGACAGTGTTATCGCGTCGCTCGCATTTGACGCCGAAAATGTGGCCGTTTTCCGATACGGTTGTAAAGAACTGCCTTTTGTGGTCATGATGACTTCAGGGTTACATAATGCATTGATTCCCGAATTTTCCATAAAAAAGAATATACCCAGGATACTGGCGGAAATAAAAGAAAAGTCCCTCCGGCTGATGCATATCCTTTATCCGCTGTCTGTTCTTATCATGATATTCAGCAATGTTATTTTCAGGTTCCTGTTCAATGAAGAATTCGTGCGAAGCGCAGACGTTTTTATGGTATACCAGCTAATGATCATCAGCCGCATTGTGTTTCCGCAGACCATTCTCATCGGGCTAAAAAAAACCAATATCCTCATGTGGGCTTCTATTCTGGAAATCATCCTGAATGTTGCCGCTTCCCTCTTTTTCGTACAATATTACGGGATAGTAGGGATCGCACTGGGATCCGGGTTAATACATATACTTGAAAAATTTGTACTCATGTGGTACAATTACTATAAACTGGGCATTTCTCCCAGATCTTATGTTCCGATGGTCTGGTATATCTTTTATTCGGTACTGATCGGCGTTGTCTTTATCCTGATCGACCATAGGATCATATACATCCGTTGA
- the mutS gene encoding DNA mismatch repair protein MutS, with product MKQYYSIKGKHPDAILLFRVGDFYETFGDDAIQAAEILGITLTRRANGSASSVELAGFPYHALDTYLPRLVRAGQRVAICEQLEDPKATKKIVKRGITELVTPGVVLNDQVLDNKENNFLACVHVEKNMAGVAFLDVSTGEFLVAEGQQEYIDKLLNGFNPKEVLVERNKQSWFKEVFGTRFYISVLEDWAFVADTAREKMLAHFKTMNLKGFGVDDQVAGITAAGAILQYLDITRHEQLGHINKISRIDEDTYVWLDKFTIRNLELLYSSNEGGRTLCEVIDRTLSPMGARLLKRWISLPLKDIRRINERLNVTEYFYQHPDITGSMGEYIRQVGDMERIIAKVAAGRITPREMLQLKNALGLVIPIKEICTDSNNESLMRIADQLNPCASIRERIERELNEDPPTAVNKGNVIAKGVSAELDELRYIQHSGKKYLTELQQREIERTGITSLKVHFNNVFGYYIEVRNTHKDKVPADWIRKQTLVNAERYITEELKVYESKILGAEEKIMALETELFAGLVGAVVEYIAAIQLDASLIARLDCLRSYAQVAVDQQYVKPVITEDDSIDIKQGRHPVIEAFLPPDNPFIANDVYLDTTEQQMIVITGPNMSGKSALLRQTALIVLMAQIGGYVPAKSAEIGYVDKIFTRVGASDNISQGESTFMVEMTEAASIMNNLSPRSLILLDEIGRGTSTYDGISIAWAMAEYIHEHPTAKAKTLFATHYHELNEMENSFPRIKNYNVAVKELSDKVIFLRKLTRGGSEHSFGIHVARMAGMPKSIVSRAGEILKELESNHETGGVAKPIADLGQKREGYQLSFFQLDDPVLKQIRDEIKKTDINNITPLEALQKLSDIKTWVGLK from the coding sequence ATGAAGCAATACTATAGCATTAAAGGAAAACATCCTGATGCAATACTGTTGTTCCGGGTAGGGGATTTTTATGAGACTTTCGGTGATGATGCCATCCAGGCAGCGGAAATATTGGGCATTACGCTTACACGCAGGGCCAACGGATCGGCTTCTTCTGTTGAGCTGGCAGGATTTCCTTATCATGCACTGGATACTTATCTTCCGCGGCTGGTCAGGGCCGGACAACGAGTGGCCATCTGCGAGCAGCTGGAGGATCCTAAAGCGACAAAAAAGATCGTGAAGCGCGGGATCACCGAGCTGGTAACCCCCGGGGTGGTGTTGAACGACCAGGTACTGGATAATAAGGAGAATAATTTCCTGGCCTGTGTCCATGTGGAAAAGAATATGGCCGGAGTGGCATTCCTGGATGTTTCTACAGGAGAATTTCTGGTAGCGGAAGGGCAACAGGAGTACATAGACAAATTACTGAACGGATTTAATCCGAAAGAGGTGCTGGTGGAACGCAACAAACAAAGTTGGTTCAAAGAGGTTTTCGGTACCCGTTTTTATATATCGGTTCTCGAAGACTGGGCTTTTGTGGCGGATACGGCCAGGGAAAAAATGCTGGCCCACTTCAAAACCATGAACCTGAAAGGGTTCGGTGTCGACGATCAGGTGGCCGGCATAACGGCTGCGGGAGCCATCCTGCAATACCTGGATATTACCAGGCATGAACAACTGGGACATATCAACAAAATATCCCGGATCGATGAAGACACCTATGTGTGGCTGGATAAATTTACCATCCGTAACCTGGAATTACTGTATTCTTCGAATGAAGGAGGACGTACGCTCTGTGAGGTCATCGACCGTACTTTATCGCCCATGGGTGCGCGGTTGCTGAAACGTTGGATATCCCTTCCCCTGAAAGATATCCGTCGGATCAATGAACGTTTGAATGTGACGGAATATTTTTACCAGCATCCGGATATTACCGGATCCATGGGTGAATATATCCGGCAGGTGGGCGATATGGAACGCATCATCGCTAAAGTAGCGGCGGGTCGGATCACACCCCGGGAAATGTTACAATTGAAGAATGCCCTGGGACTGGTGATACCGATCAAAGAGATATGTACTGATTCGAATAATGAATCGCTGATGAGGATCGCTGATCAGCTCAATCCCTGTGCATCGATCCGTGAACGTATTGAACGGGAATTGAATGAGGATCCTCCGACGGCAGTGAATAAAGGGAATGTCATAGCAAAGGGAGTATCGGCCGAGCTGGATGAACTGAGGTATATTCAGCACTCCGGGAAAAAATACCTGACAGAATTGCAACAGCGCGAAATAGAACGGACCGGTATTACATCTTTAAAAGTACATTTCAATAATGTATTCGGTTATTATATCGAAGTTCGTAATACCCATAAGGATAAGGTGCCTGCTGATTGGATACGTAAGCAAACACTGGTGAATGCCGAGCGTTACATCACGGAAGAACTGAAAGTATATGAGTCGAAGATACTGGGTGCCGAGGAAAAGATCATGGCCCTGGAAACAGAACTGTTTGCAGGGCTGGTGGGAGCAGTGGTGGAATATATCGCCGCCATTCAGCTCGATGCCTCATTGATCGCCCGTTTGGATTGTTTGCGTTCATATGCGCAGGTGGCTGTGGACCAGCAGTATGTAAAGCCGGTCATTACCGAAGATGACAGTATCGATATCAAACAGGGACGCCATCCGGTCATTGAAGCTTTTTTGCCGCCGGACAACCCGTTCATTGCCAATGATGTGTACCTCGATACTACCGAACAGCAGATGATCGTGATTACGGGTCCCAATATGTCGGGTAAATCGGCCTTGTTACGCCAGACGGCTTTGATCGTCCTGATGGCGCAGATCGGCGGCTATGTGCCGGCAAAAAGCGCCGAAATCGGTTATGTGGATAAAATTTTCACCCGGGTGGGTGCCTCCGATAATATTTCGCAGGGGGAATCCACATTCATGGTAGAGATGACGGAAGCCGCCAGCATCATGAACAACTTGTCCCCGCGCAGCCTGATCCTGCTGGATGAGATCGGGAGGGGAACCAGCACCTATGATGGTATTTCCATTGCCTGGGCTATGGCCGAGTACATCCATGAACATCCCACAGCCAAAGCGAAGACGTTATTTGCGACACATTACCACGAACTGAATGAGATGGAGAACAGCTTTCCACGCATTAAAAACTATAATGTGGCAGTGAAAGAACTGAGCGATAAAGTTATTTTCCTGCGTAAACTGACCAGGGGCGGAAGTGAACACAGCTTCGGTATCCATGTGGCCAGGATGGCCGGAATGCCTAAGAGTATCGTATCCCGCGCCGGTGAAATACTGAAGGAACTGGAATCGAATCATGAAACGGGAGGAGTAGCCAAGCCTATTGCCGATCTGGGACAGAAGCGGGAAGGATACCAGCTTTCCTTCTT